The Mus musculus strain C57BL/6J chromosome 2, GRCm38.p6 C57BL/6J genome has a window encoding:
- the Zc3h15 gene encoding zinc finger CCCH domain-containing protein 15, with product MPPKKQAQAGGSKKAEQKKKEKIIEDKTFGLKNKKGAKQQKFIKAVTHQVKFGQQNPRQVAQSEAEKKLKKDDKKKELQELNELFKPVVAAQKISKGADPKSVVCAFFKQGQCTKGDKCKFSHDLTLERKCEKRSVYIDARDEELEKDTMDNWDEKKLEEVVNKKHGEAEKKKPKTQIVCRHFLEAIENNKYGWFWVCPGGGDNCMYRHALPPGFVLKKDKKKEEKEDEISLEDLIERERSALGPNVTKITLESFLAWKKRKRQEKIDKLEQDMERRKADFKAGKALVISGREVFEFRPELVNDDDEEADDTRYIQGTGGDEVDDSMGVNDIDISLYVPRDVEETGITVASVERFSTYAPDKDENKLSEASGGLAENGERSDLDEDSGGGGQENGSIDAVPVDENLFTGEDLDELEEELNTLDLEE from the exons GACAAAACTTTTGGACTGAAGAATAAGAAAGGAGCAAAGCAACAGAAATTTATTAAGGCTGTCACTCATCAAGTGAAATTTGGTCAACAGAATCCACGTCAG GTAGCGCAAAGTGAAGctgaaaagaaattgaagaaagatgacaagaagaaagaactacaaGAGCTAAATGAGTTGTTCAAACCTGTAGTTGCTGCACAAAAAATAAGCAAAG GTGCAGATCCCAAATCTGTGGTGTGCGCATTCTTCAAACAGGGACAGTGTACTAAAGGAGATAAATGTAAGTTCTCTCATGACCTCACTTTGGAGAGAAAATGTGAAAAACGAAGTGTTTACATTGATGCAAGAGATGAAGAACTTGAAAAAG ATACTATGGATAATTGGGAtgagaaaaagctggaagaagtagTAAACAAGAAGCACGGTGAGGcggaaaagaaaaaaccaaaaactcaaaTA GTGTGCAGACATTTTCTTGAAGCTATTGAAAATAACAAGtatggctggttttgggtgtgtCCTGGAGGTGGGGACAACTGCATGTATCGCCATGCACTTCCTCCTGGATTTGTgctaaagaaagacaaaaagaaagaagagaaggaagatgaaatCTCATTAGAAGATCTAATTGAAAGAGAG CGTTCTGCCCTAGGTCCAAATGTTACCAAAATCACTCTAGAGTCTTTTCTCGcgtggaagaagaggaaaagacaagaaaagattgATAAACTTGAACAAGATATGGAGAGGCGGAAAGCTGACTTCAAAGCAGGGAAAGCACTGGTG ATCAGTGGTCGTGAGGTATTTGAATTTCGTCCCGAGCTGGTCAATGATGATGACGAGGAAGCAGACGATACCCGTTACATTCAGGGAACAGGTGGTGATGAG GTTGATGATTCTATGGGTGTAAATGACATAGATATAAGCCTGTACGTCCCAAGAGATGTAGAAGAGACAGGTATCACTGTGGCCAGTGTTGAAAGATTCAGCACCTATGCGCCAGACAAAGACG AGAACAAATTAAGTGAAGCTTCTGGGGGTCTGGCTGAAAATGGTGAAAGAAGTGATTTGGACGAGGACAGCGGAGGGGGAGGACAGGAAAATGGATCCATCGATGCTGTTCCTGTTGATGAAAACCTGTTCACTGGCGAAGATCTGGATGAACTAGAAGAGGAATTGAACACTCTTGACTTAGAAGAATGA